AGTAATTGTTTTAAACAACtcattacataaactaataggTCTGAATTACATTATTGTCTCCGATTTCACAACCTTGGCAATTAAAACAACCAACGCATCATTCGTCCCTTCCGACAGAATATTAATGGCAAAGAAATCCAACACAAAGCGTGTTACAGACCCTCCTACCACATCCCAACACTCCTGGTAAAACAATGGTTGGTATCCATCAGGACCCGGTCACCCGACGCTTTGTACTTCCCCATGGCTCTCATCGCTACTTCCACTTCCCCTTTTGTAAATGATCTGGCCAAAGAATTCTGCTCCGTATTTGTAAGAGAAGGAAACTCTCTACAACCTCATCCACATCCACCAAGGAGTAGAGTCTCTGATAATATGCAATTGCAAGGTCCTCCAATTCTTGTGTAGTATATATCCAAACACCCACACCATTCTTCAAACTCTCAATACGGTTATGTCTCCGACGTATGATTGTTGACGTACAAAAGTATTTCATGTTTCTATCCCCCTCCACAATCCATTTTTCACGAGACTTCTAAAAACCAAATTAGTTCTTCCTGCTCGAGAACTTTATCCAATTCACAAATCAAGTCCTCCTCCTTAGCTAACAATTCATCAGTTGGGGCCACTTTCAACAAATCTTGAACCGAACCAATCTTTGATCTTAACTCTGCCTTCCGTTTGTTAACATCCCCAAAAATTTCACGGTTCCAGCGCTTCAATCTATCCCGTAAACCACTCAAAGCCGCATGAGTAGTTAGCTGATTATTCCAGGAGTTAGAAAAAAACTCCTGAAACCCCTCATGCTTTAACCAAGCCGCCTCAAAATGAAACGGTCTTCGCTTTGGATCTCCTCTACTTACCGGACACAATTGCATGTACAGGGGTGCATGATCCGATGCAAACACTGGCAGATGAGTGACCACAGATTCCTGCCATTTTAACCGAGCATGGGGACAGCACAAGATCTGATCTAACCTCTTGGAAATATAAGTTTGCTCAGACCTTCCCCTATGCCAGGTAAAACGACTACCTCTAAATCCCGTATCGATCAATGTAAGATCATTCATCCACTCGCCAAACGCCAATGAATCCGGAGACAAGCGGCCATTACCACCTGTCCTCTCATCCAACCTCAAGATTGTGTTAAAATCCCCACCAACCATTAATGGTCCATCCACTCCTTCAATCACTGACTTGAGACTTCCCCACAGTCCACTTCTTTGAGTGACAGAGGGAGCCGCATATATCACAATCAAGTTAACTTTTTTCATATTCATCTCGATAGTCACATGAATAAACTGGTCTGTCGAAACAACCACTGAGACAACACCCACTGTTGACCTCCACAACAACCAAATCCCTCCGTTTTGCCCCATCGCATAAACACGGAGAAGTTATCGAAGCCCAAATTCTGGCATATCCGACTTTCTCTGTCTCCACTCGCGTGTGTTTCAAACAGAGCAAGGATATCAACACGAAACTTCTTCATCATGTACCTAATCGACTTTCGAAAATTGGGTTTATTCGCCTCCCGGCAATTCCAGGAAAGACAATCCATCATATTCTTTTTGCAGATATATCGAACTACCGGGACAAACCATTAAGCCACCACCAGCGGACCATCAATCCGACCCACATCCCTTGGTTGCTCCTCGACAACCAATGCCTCTGTTGACAACGTAGTGTCTCTCTGCAATCCCTGACCAGAGAGATAGTGTGTACTCCGATCATTCCTTTCCGGTGTGAATGCACCTCCCGATCGTCCCACGGAACCCTCCTCAATACGCAGTCGTTTCCCCGTTGTTGGCAAACCTCCTTCAAGCTGAGTTGGACCAAACACAAGTCCCCTCATGGATCTATTCGAAACCTTCTTCTAAGTCCTCGGTCCATTAGGCCCACTAACTTTATTTCCCCCAGCCCGTTGGTTTGTCAACAATTCTCGAGACCTACTCCCACCCTCACTATCTCTACCTTCTAGGTTTCTTGCATTGCTTTGAAAGATTCTCTTTCCAATATTCACATCCCGCTGaatattctcattttctttattCTCACTAACAGAATTGGTAACTTCCCTTATTCCCACATGATTCGTATCCTCTGTCAAACCTGCAAATCTGTTGGACGTACCAATTCTTTCCATATTCACGGAGCTAGAGATATCTCGAAAATTTCTACCGGAGCACCCACGCGCCGAGGGTCAACCATCAGCCGGTAGGGATGCATTTTGCCTTCAATTACGTCTAACCATGGTAAATCCATCCCCCTGCTGTTCAGACGCTATGGGTGCGGTCTGTTTTACCACTGCAGGTTGCTCGACCACTCTTTCCACCACCCACTGTAGACAATTATGCACCAACAGACCATAGACACCACAGCCAGAACATATGTTCGACAAACCCTCATAAGCCACAAAATATCTCTCACCATTGATCATAATCGAACCTTTGAGAGGTTGGGATAAATCTACTTCCACGCAGACGCGAGCAAAACATGCTCTGTCAAAATTCAACATGGTCAAATCAACTCGAACCGGCTTTCCCAAACCACCCGCAACCCCAAGAAGAATAGCTCGATGATAGAAATGCACCGGAAAATTGGACAAACGAACCCAAACTGGCGTAGTTACTATGTCAGGGATCAAAATCCGAAGACCAACATTGCACCATCAAATAGCTGCCAAACACTCTCCAGGGTCCCCCGTCAACGCTGCCAGATACTCATCCTCTAGATCAAAGCGAATCATGAAGAAGTGTCAAGGCAGATTCATCACATACATCCCCCCTTTAGGTTTCCACACCTCCCTGAGTTTCATGCTCAACGCAGAAATAGCAATATTTCTCCTCAACACTTTCACAATGATACACTGCTTCCAAAGACCCTTCATCACCTCCTCTCTTATCTTTACTACTGGTTCACCATTCACACCGTCAGGGAACGTCAGTTGCAACCTCTCCAACACAAACTTATCATCCATTAAGGTTTCCGGTGTTAGCTGTCTTCCTCCCACTCCACCAGTAACTTTCTTCATCCACGCACCAACCTCATACGGAAGGTCTCCCAGAGGACGATCTTTGTCCCCAATATCCATCATAATAGCATCCTGTTCATTGAGAGTCAAAACCTTAGTACCACCGTTTATAGAGAGAGTTTTTCACGCGCTCTGATCTAAACCTCTCTATAGtatttattcaatgttttcattTGTTGAAAAGTTCTCCAATACAAAAGTCtttaatttttgacaaaaaaaacaaaagtctttaaattaatttggtagTTAAACTATAAATCAACAAGtgaaaaatttgtaatattctATGGCTAAAATTAGTATAATTGTAAAGCTCTTAtatgataatactaaaaatcgACAAGTGACATTTTTGTATTCAAATACTAACATATGTGTGtctatatttacataaataagaATTAGTTCTATTCATCAGAATCGGATAACTCGAGGGGACAAGAGCCATCATCAACATTAGCGTATGGGTTGAAATGTTCAGAATTTGTATCCATGCACCCAGGAACCAGATCCAGATTGCATCTATCTCCCTGAAATTTATtcatacattttaaaatttagtgtaTTCAgactttttatataaataaatttataatatatggaTTGGTGAGAACTTACTCCTTCGACCGTCAAGTTGGCGATCATTGTGCAACGTGTGGCAACAACGTTCGAGTCAGGAAATATCGCTCTCTCACAGGCTCCATCTTGGCTCAACTCGTTGGCTAGACCCTTTTTGCACCAATTGATAAATCATAAgttgtgcatatatatatgactagttaagcaaaaaaaaattaaatcgaaagaaatttattaaatacCTCATTGAAGAACTCAATAGGTTTGTTTTGCCATCGCTTGGGGACTTGAAACTGAAGTTTGTATGGACCGTCCCAATCGACACCGTTGGTGAacgaaaatatcaaattcataGCTGGTAATGAATGATTCATACCAAAGATGAAAAATATCACATACAAATATAACTTATTTGGTCACAGGAAGAAATATCCTTTGAATTTCattataaaagaaaacgaaCCATGCTTAGGAATGCAAATCTGCATAGTGTAAATTGGAGAATCGGCTTTGCCTCGATCTTTCTTTAGCATTGCTCTTGGCTCCCCACCACACATGATTGGTTGGTTAAATCCTCCTGCACCATTATATTAGTAGTCAATTCACTCattcttttcagttttttgttAGTCCATAATTAGACTGGTCTATGTAGCCTCTTAACAACTTAATTACATGTTTTTATGAAAAACTGACCGTTAAAAGCAACCCCATAGTCCTCGTTAAGAGTGAGTTTGCTTGCCGCTGGATTATAGAATAGTTTCAACTTTTCACCCTAATCCAAAAAAGTTTGATTAGAAGTTTGAGTATAAAGAGCCTTAACTCTAACCTTAGCATTGGCAAATGGCTAGAGAAACTTACTGCGGTTGGAGGAAGACCATTCATAGTTTTCCAGTACACTGGAGCAGTACCCATCTCGAACTTGGCCCATGAAGGAAGCTTATATCTACCAAAAAATAATCAaccatgatatatatatatgttaataataattatgttaatatagttatattgaCCAAAGCAATAAGACGAACAAAATTAAAGACAGACTCTTTGATCTCTTCGAGGGGCGCAAGAGTCGTGGCAACAGCTTTTACTTGCAGATTAAGTTTCTTCTTTGGAAATCTCCTTTGTATTGGACCAATCGTTGAACCATACACTGTATTTATTCAAAAGTTTCATTGTATAAACTATAAAGCATATTAGTATATAaaccaacataaaaaaaaattagtaacgTTACTAACAAAAATTGCGTTTAGAGGATAAAGGCTGTGAAGGAGAGGCAAAAATGGCAGCGGTATTAGCGGCAGCAGCCATGGAAACCGATCTaatgaaaaacttttttttttgtttggggatGAGGACGGAGAAAATATGGGAGTAATTATTGATATATGGCTTTAAGATAAGGAGTTTTTGATACCACACCACAAATACAAATATCTgctattgatttttttcttacacataaaaacaaagactgAAGTATCATAGAGacaaatatcaaatttgaatggtaatgGTCTATGACTTCTATGGGAACATCTCCTTCTCACTCTTGAGATTTTCTTTAATGGATTAAAGGAAGAATGGgcccaaaaccaaaataagcCCTCAACTTCCCAATTTTGGGTTGTGTTTTCACTGCAAAGAAATTGGGGCGATTTCTTAAGTTTCCAAGAAATTCAAGGGCTTTTCAGCAAGAAAGCTAGAAAACTTTGTAGGGAGGATCCGCGTTGGAGATAACTGCCCCAAATTGGCAATCCAATCCCTAGACCATCTTATCCTTTCTCTCTCTGAATATCTAGCCGCAATGTAGTCCATGAATCACAAAAAAGATCAGATCTTTGCACGTCTCTGTCAATATAACAACTACTACTTGTGTTGTGAAGCATACCTCTACAAAAAAAGACCGACCCTAATTTATACACGCAcacatattaacatatatagtaTTGTGCATATAAAACGTAGGGTTTaagtcttctcttcttctctggtgGCTATCACATCGACAATGGCTTCTCTTCTAACGAAGCCTAAGCCCGTTTTCCTCTGTTCATCTCCAAGAACTCTACACACATCAACACCGTCGTTGAATTTCACAAGAATCTCATTCACCCACCACCAAAAGCTTGCACCTTTCAAGCTCCCTAGTCTCGTTGCCGCATTCTCTGAAAAGGGTCTGAAGAGAGATGTCTCCTCGGGTGCTGCAGCAACGGAAGCGGCGGCGGAAGGAGATTACAGGAGGATAATGCTATCAGAtgtgttggtgaagaagaaggagaaagtaCATTGGTGGGAGAGAGAGTGGAAAGCTATGGACTTTGGAGCTGTTGCTGTTGTTTTGTCTATGCATTTGCTTTGTCTCTTGGCTCCGTTTCAGTTCAATTGGAGAGCTGTTTCCGTTGCTTTTGGGCTTTATATCGTTACAGGTCTTCTGGGTATTACTTTGTCTTTCCATAGGAATCTTTCTCATAAAGCCTTTAAGCTTCCCAAGTGGCTTGAGTACTTGTTTGCTTATTGTGGTGCACAGGCTCTTCAggtgatttgatttgatttgatgatgaaTGTAGTTTTGTCGAATGTGTAAAGCTGATTGATTTTGACCCCaaattgtgtaatttttttttcttcagggGAACCCAATTGATTGGGTGAGTACACATAGGTACCATCATCAGTTCTGTGATTCAGACAGAGATCCTCATAGCCCACTTGATGGATTCTGGTTCAGTCACATGAATTGGATGTTTGATACCAATACAATCACACAAAGGGTAACaatttgcttttttctttatcatgtTAAAACTGGTCTTTCTTAGTTGGTTCTAGTGATTGAAAACTCTGTTTGTGTCTTTTTGATGTTTAAAGTGTGGAGAGCCTAATAATGTTGGGGATTTGGAGAAGCAGCCATTTTATCAATTCCTTCGAGACACCTACATTTTTCATCCGGTGGCTCTAGCGGTTGCTCTGTATGCAATGGGTGGCTTTCCATTCATTGTTTGGGGAATGGTATGTTGTGTGGCTAATCTTACATTTCAATTCTATCAGTGTTCATTTCCAGAACTAGCTATAGGATTATGACTTGTTTTAGCTCGGTGTATTCTAAATAAATCCACCAGTTCTTTGATGTGTAGCTATCAATTTGCTGGGCCAAATCTCCTCAATTGATTTTCCAGTTAAACAGCTTGCGTTTTCTTGTCATTTAGTGCAAACTTAGATTATTGACCTTAAGCACGCAAGTTGTGTTTAGTTGAACAAAACAGAACCACAAGTAAATATCTTATCTTTCTTGTAAGAAAGATCTGTGGTTCATGCCCTTCTCGTGAATGGTCTAAATTCTATTTGCTTGTATTTAGAAAACAACATTTGCATGCTAAAAAGTGAAACTACATTGACAGTTTTAGCAATTTCGTAAACGGAACGAAAGGAATAAAAATATAGCAGAAGAAagttgattctaactactcaatCCTTATttgtttgtgcttttttttttgggttttgcagGGTGTAAGAATAGTATGGGTATATCATATAACTTGGCTAGTGAACTCAGCTTGTCATGTATGGGGGAGACAAGCATGGAACACCGGTGATTTGTCTAAGAACAACTGGTACTAAAACTCATTCTCTATCACTCCTTAATCACTCGATGCATCTTAAGATATCTACTAAAAAGAAACTCGGAATTATAACTTCTCAGGTGGGTAGCAGCTCTAGCTTTTGGGGAAGGATGGCACAACAATCACCATGCTTTTGAGTTCTCAGCACGACACGGCTTAGAATGGTGGCAACTTGATATGACTTGGTACGTCGTTAGGTTTCTCCAAGCCATCGGTTTAGCAACTGATGTCAAGCTCCCATCGGAAGCTCAGAAAAAAAGAATGGCATTGACCAGCGACTGATCTTGAAACTGCGGAACTAGAACTGTCGGTACAACTGAAGCTatgaagattaagaaaaaagggtttgtgcttcttttttttttgtgtttacgTTATATATATCTGTGCAAGAGATTGTATGTGACAAAATGattatgaattttatatatctataattgCAATCAatacaagaagaaaagaaaaatgttgaaaGAGATTCACGTTCTGCTTGGCCAAGGTGTCCACGGCAATTCTAGATACTCAACTGGTCTGAGCGTTGGGAATATGGTTTTGAAATCCCGTTCTGAGCCTTTAAACATGATCCCTTTTGGGGTTGCCACGTGAGCACATGACGAATGAGGGCACATCTCAGCGTCAAGATAGGTGTTTTGGATCACGAGTGTGGCTTTTCCTAAGACAGACCGGATATGGCAGATGTGAATCGACGGTATTTTGCTTTCGCCATTTATGAGGATGATTGGTATTGAAAATTGAGCTCCTGGCTTTGAAGCTCGATGCCAACCGTAGTCTTTGTGTTTAGACTGGCATCGATAGACGATCTCCGGGCGGTTTAATCCTTTCATCGCGTTACGGATTGTTATGTTCATGTTTACGTAGCCGGTTCTTTTAAGAACGAAGGCGTTAGAAGAGATCATCATGATGGCTTGTAAAAGAAGACACCATCGAGCTATGGTTTTGACGACGTTGTTGTTGTCAAGATCCctcatttttgtgttttttttcgaTCGTTCGTGTTCGCCCCTCTCTCAGAAATATATGTTAAAGTATCACAGCTTACTCGAAACCGAAgttgttagtttttttcttttattttctcaactaaaaaacaaactaactaacaatttttttatttaaattttgccacaaacaaacaaatggttaCATATACTAAAAATGAAAggatgtttgaaaaaaaacagaagtaaaAACTGAAAGATATAATTTTTGCTCGGTTTTACAGAAATGCCAATGCTTAAGCTGTTACATACCGCATATAGCTTTATTAgttgatttaaaatttgtaaaacaaaaaattgtttttgggCGTGTGTGTTTAATGTTAATTGAGCAAGCTTTTTGTAGCAGACTCAGTCGAACATGTATCGACCACGTCACCTGTCGTACTATTTCTATGCTTCATATTTATATCTCATATCCTTACGTATGGTTCACGTTAACGCTCGATTTGGAGACTAGAGTTGATTCCATTCTCCCTTTTAATCATATCAAATCGACGACCGGCAATTAGAAGAGACAATAAGTTTAATTTCCAACACTACCATTAAATCAACAAGTCTCCGTTGACCTTGACTAAAACCATACGataatgagtatatatatatataagaaaagttTATTTTGATTACTACGATATTGAGTATTTGAAGAAAAGTCACAAGTTTATTTTCTCATCATACAGTTTCTTTATAGTTCGAAATATGTTTTTGGCTCTATTTATTGAGCAGACTCGGCCCAGACTCAGAGCTCATGAGTCTCACCGTTTCATATATATGCTCCTTACGTGCTTGCTAAGAATGTAAATATTccattaaaatgaaaatagttaGGAATTACAATGAAGCAAGACCTATGGTTTGGTcccatggcaaaaaaaaaaaaaagataaaaaaaaaaaaacatggaagcaaAGAACAATCAGTCCACCGACTTCGACAAAAGCAAGACCTAAGTGAAAACGTTTAATATGAGACATTCATAACATTTAATAACTCCTTTAGGATACGAACAGAAACAATATACAATAACGAAAAT
The Camelina sativa cultivar DH55 chromosome 15, Cs, whole genome shotgun sequence DNA segment above includes these coding regions:
- the LOC104745901 gene encoding palmitoyl-monogalactosyldiacylglycerol delta-7 desaturase, chloroplastic, with product MASLLTKPKPVFLCSSPRTLHTSTPSLNFTRISFTHHQKLAPFKLPSLVAAFSEKGLKRDVSSGAAATEAAAEGDYRRIMLSDVLVKKKEKVHWWEREWKAMDFGAVAVVLSMHLLCLLAPFQFNWRAVSVAFGLYIVTGLLGITLSFHRNLSHKAFKLPKWLEYLFAYCGAQALQGNPIDWVSTHRYHHQFCDSDRDPHSPLDGFWFSHMNWMFDTNTITQRCGEPNNVGDLEKQPFYQFLRDTYIFHPVALAVALYAMGGFPFIVWGMGVRIVWVYHITWLVNSACHVWGRQAWNTGDLSKNNWWVAALAFGEGWHNNHHAFEFSARHGLEWWQLDMTWYVVRFLQAIGLATDVKLPSEAQKKRMALTSD
- the LOC104748217 gene encoding uncharacterized protein LOC104748217; its protein translation is MGQNGGIWLLWRSTVGVVSVVVSTDQFIHVTIEMNMKKVNLIVIYAAPSVTQRSGLWGSLKSVIEGVDGPLMVGGDFNTILRLDERTGGNGRLSPDSLAFGEWMNDLTLIDTGFRGSRFTWHRGRSEQTYISKRLDQILCCPHARLKWQESVVTHLPVFASDHAPLYMQLCPVSRGDPKRRPFHFEAAWLKHEGFQEFFSNSWNNQLTTHAALSGLRDRLKRWNREIFGDVNKRKAELRSKIGSVQDLLKVAPTDELLAKEEDLICELDKVLEQEELIWFLEVS
- the LOC104745900 gene encoding uncharacterized protein LOC104745900, which codes for MAAAANTAAIFASPSQPLSSKRNFLYGSTIGPIQRRFPKKKLNLQVKAVATTLAPLEEIKEYKLPSWAKFEMGTAPVYWKTMNGLPPTAGEKLKLFYNPAASKLTLNEDYGVAFNGGFNQPIMCGGEPRAMLKKDRGKADSPIYTMQICIPKHAMNLIFSFTNGVDWDGPYKLQFQVPKRWQNKPIEFFNEGLANELSQDGACERAIFPDSNVVATRCTMIANLTVEGGDRCNLDLVPGCMDTNSEHFNPYANVDDGSCPLELSDSDE
- the LOC104745902 gene encoding uncharacterized protein LOC104745902, with amino-acid sequence MRDLDNNNVVKTIARWCLLLQAIMMISSNAFVLKRTGYVNMNITIRNAMKGLNRPEIVYRCQSKHKDYGWHRASKPGAQFSIPIILINGESKIPSIHICHIRSVLGKATLVIQNTYLDAEMCPHSSCAHVATPKGIMFKGSERDFKTIFPTLRPVEYLELPWTPWPSRT